Proteins encoded within one genomic window of Gammaproteobacteria bacterium:
- the leuE gene encoding leucine efflux protein LeuE: MESFGIINYLTYVLGAVLIILLPGPNSIYVLSLAAQQGTRSGWAAVAGVFVGDSLLMIATALGAISILTAYPAVFMVVKYAGAAYLIYIGITLIGGAISTWKTLDDNGLDDKISLKKTTGTKAFNKALLVSILNPKAILFFLSFFVQFVDPNYPSPAVPFFILALTLQFFSLVYLAVLIYAGSTLAAAFKKRKKVTAISGGGVGSLFVFFAVKLAFASV, translated from the coding sequence GTGGAAAGTTTTGGCATAATCAATTACTTAACCTATGTTTTGGGGGCGGTGTTGATCATCTTATTACCAGGGCCTAACTCTATTTACGTGCTGTCACTGGCTGCACAACAAGGCACGCGCAGTGGCTGGGCGGCAGTAGCTGGGGTATTTGTCGGCGATAGCTTGTTGATGATTGCGACAGCCTTGGGCGCGATTTCAATTTTGACTGCTTACCCTGCCGTGTTCATGGTGGTTAAGTATGCCGGTGCAGCCTATCTGATATACATTGGTATTACTCTGATTGGTGGGGCGATATCAACGTGGAAAACATTAGATGACAATGGGTTAGATGATAAAATATCACTAAAGAAAACGACGGGTACCAAAGCGTTTAATAAAGCGTTGTTGGTGAGCATCTTAAATCCTAAAGCGATATTATTTTTCTTGTCATTTTTTGTGCAGTTTGTTGATCCAAATTATCCATCGCCGGCAGTGCCTTTTTTTATCTTAGCCCTGACGTTACAATTTTTTAGTTTGGTGTATTTAGCCGTGTTAATTTATGCGGGTTCGACGCTGGCTGCAGCGTTTAAAAAGCGTAAAAAAGTCACGGCTATATCGGGCGGTGGTGTTGGTTCGTTATTTGTATTCTTTGCGGTTAAACTGGCATTTGCCAGCGTTTAA
- a CDS encoding universal stress protein, which yields MIPQIKTILYVSDIEDGSRPAFRMAVSLAKQYDAKIIFLHVIAPMPDSVRVTLESTLSAPQYRKIRQDGLMHLRETIGQRIDNFCTSELASMEWHPHVESLLLEGSVHQIIVEAAKIKSAELIVMGTRTHSATKQFFMGSTANKVMHHSDIPVLVVPLH from the coding sequence ATGATCCCGCAAATAAAAACAATCCTTTACGTGTCTGATATTGAAGATGGTTCGCGACCTGCTTTTCGCATGGCTGTTAGTTTAGCCAAGCAATATGATGCTAAAATTATCTTTTTACATGTGATTGCCCCAATGCCTGATTCGGTGCGAGTAACGTTAGAGTCGACATTGTCAGCGCCGCAATACCGTAAAATCCGTCAAGACGGTTTAATGCATTTGCGTGAGACGATTGGTCAACGTATTGATAACTTTTGCACCAGTGAACTGGCGTCGATGGAGTGGCACCCCCACGTTGAATCGTTATTATTAGAAGGCAGCGTTCATCAAATCATTGTCGAAGCCGCCAAAATAAAATCAGCAGAATTGATCGTGATGGGCACTCGAACGCACAGTGCGACCAAACAGTTTTTTATGGGATCAACAGCCAACAAAGTGATGCACCACAGTGATATTCCGGTGTTGGTTGTGCCTTTGCATTAA
- a CDS encoding dicarboxylate/amino acid:cation symporter yields MGQSLSGKIFIGLFAGLLLGTLIQYAFPTIGFLDTYIVGTAEAAGGMFVSLIKLMVVPLVFISIVCGVCELKDIKSFGRLGGKTFAFYIVNTLLAITVALTVGMLVQPGAGANLAVTGDVMKLAATETPDLAQLIINIVPSNPVQAFASGDMLQIIFMAIITGLAIQALESRGGPAVRTFKVANEVMMKLVTLIMKLAPYGVFALMIQLGGTLDVATLGSVAGYVGLVVAMLIFWIFAVYPLVVWAFTGIKPSEFRRHTREQILFALSTASSNATIPVTMRTLTEKIGVSRSVAGFGVPLGATMNMSGVSIYIALATIFAANAYGMPIATADLFSIGITVLLLSIGAGGVPGGGVVMIGVLLHQLGLPIEALAIIAAVDRINDMFCTAANVVGDTAVNTIVAKSEGALNTGDVSSLTPQEPVQSEKAA; encoded by the coding sequence ATGGGTCAGTCTTTATCCGGCAAGATTTTTATCGGTTTATTTGCCGGTTTGCTTTTAGGTACGCTAATACAGTATGCATTTCCAACTATTGGTTTTTTAGATACCTACATTGTTGGCACCGCTGAAGCAGCTGGCGGCATGTTCGTCTCGCTAATCAAGTTAATGGTTGTACCATTAGTATTTATTTCAATTGTTTGTGGTGTTTGTGAATTAAAAGACATCAAATCTTTTGGTCGCCTTGGTGGCAAAACATTTGCTTTCTATATTGTTAATACTCTGCTTGCTATTACAGTCGCTTTAACTGTTGGCATGCTAGTTCAGCCAGGTGCTGGTGCTAATCTTGCCGTAACTGGTGATGTAATGAAACTAGCAGCAACTGAAACGCCAGATTTGGCACAGTTAATTATCAACATTGTACCAAGCAACCCTGTTCAGGCATTTGCTAGTGGTGACATGTTACAAATCATCTTTATGGCGATCATTACCGGTCTTGCTATCCAAGCACTTGAGTCACGTGGCGGCCCAGCTGTTCGTACTTTTAAAGTGGCTAACGAAGTAATGATGAAGCTAGTAACGCTTATCATGAAATTAGCGCCTTACGGTGTCTTTGCGTTAATGATCCAATTAGGTGGCACATTAGATGTTGCAACCTTAGGCTCGGTCGCTGGCTATGTCGGCCTCGTTGTCGCCATGTTAATTTTCTGGATTTTCGCTGTTTACCCACTGGTTGTTTGGGCTTTCACTGGTATTAAGCCTAGTGAGTTCCGTCGTCATACTCGCGAGCAAATTCTGTTTGCTTTATCGACTGCTAGCTCGAACGCAACGATTCCGGTAACGATGCGTACCTTGACAGAGAAAATCGGTGTTTCTCGTTCAGTGGCTGGTTTTGGTGTGCCATTAGGTGCCACCATGAATATGTCTGGTGTTTCAATCTACATCGCACTAGCGACTATCTTTGCCGCCAATGCGTACGGTATGCCGATTGCAACTGCAGACTTATTCTCTATCGGTATTACTGTTTTACTACTATCAATCGGTGCCGGTGGTGTTCCTGGTGGCGGCGTAGTAATGATTGGTGTTTTATTACATCAACTAGGACTACCAATTGAAGCATTAGCTATCATTGCTGCGGTTGACCGTATTAATGACATGTTCTGTACTGCTGCTAACGTAGTGGGTGATACAGCGGTAAATACCATTGTGGCTAAATCTGAAGGTGCATTAAACACGGGCGATGTTTCATCGCTAACACCTCAAGAGCCAGTACAAAGTGAAAAAGCAGCGTAA
- a CDS encoding EAL domain-containing protein, which produces MVKPALKARTLADKLLPTNSLQDSLSKVILLTSIVALILSFGSFLIYDQISFKKDLAHQVNAIALDTASNSQPAFSFDHDPGDNQTFTSLQHYPQIRYGAVLNSAGEILSQYHNNWTKEINPRVLTQHILMTDDFIEVSQPIVKNGVTIGQIYLLSDVERLRTRQLELAIVVFTIFVAALTSTIVITRKKIKTIINPISTLVLLFKKIGNQHDFSLRAQPTPVLELNTLVDGFNGMLEQLSDAEQALKKSQQRLSLALLGGGEGLWDLDLLQQQLYLDKHSCKILGINKDETLLSNANWHKMIHPDDRKRFRFYSQYYITQQIEQYNIEFRVCCESNWLWLKLTGKVTQFDQNNVALRMTGTLQDITKQHLAEEQIKLYASVFDNTSDAIVILDDQLRVIAANQAFSNITQFEANEMHHKQLSVIDKIDNFSQIETALSSQGSWSGELTDQRKDGSAYMLELALNAVKHTEYENYNYVVAVFSDITERKRNENELYFMANFDPLTKLPNRAMFHDYFAKSLASAKRHNKIIALLFIDLDKFKQVNDTLGHDAGDELLIQAAHRMKLHLRDTDLLARLSGDEFTIILENITNLRQAETVARKILQDFQQPFTLKKQCTHIGTSIGISTFPNDANSTEELLKQSDTAMYYAKSNGRNNFHFFDQAMNVQAERRNLIEHELHYALERQQISVYYQPKVDTNNFKILGFEALARWSHPVLGNVPPSEFIPVAEDAGLIKELGQFIFTTACLQLKEWHSRGFNDLQIAINVSAREFQLSDYPLEIAKIIKEIAIDPRYIELELTESIVMENPEKTTLMLDVIKNLGVSLSIDDFGTGYSSLCYLRKLPVDVLKVDQSFVRELDQDNSAAIARAIVSMAHSLKLKVVAEGVETAEQLSFFQQQQCEYIQGFYFSEAVTGEQSYSLLTQQWQQKFVESVEIELSK; this is translated from the coding sequence GTGGTCAAACCGGCTTTAAAGGCGCGAACATTAGCAGATAAATTACTGCCGACTAATTCGTTACAAGACAGTTTGTCTAAGGTTATCCTTTTAACTAGCATCGTTGCGTTAATTCTCTCCTTTGGCTCTTTTCTCATTTACGATCAAATTAGTTTTAAAAAAGATTTAGCACATCAAGTTAATGCTATTGCATTAGACACGGCAAGTAATTCACAACCAGCGTTTTCATTTGACCATGATCCCGGCGATAACCAAACTTTCACTTCATTACAACACTACCCGCAAATTCGCTATGGTGCTGTGCTTAATTCAGCAGGTGAAATTTTATCGCAATACCACAATAATTGGACGAAAGAAATCAATCCAAGAGTCTTAACACAGCATATTTTAATGACCGATGATTTTATTGAAGTCTCGCAGCCAATTGTTAAAAATGGCGTAACTATTGGTCAAATATATTTACTATCTGATGTTGAACGGTTACGAACCCGACAATTAGAATTAGCCATCGTAGTCTTCACCATTTTTGTTGCGGCATTAACATCGACGATAGTGATCACTCGCAAAAAAATTAAGACCATCATAAACCCCATTTCTACCTTAGTGCTGCTTTTTAAAAAAATAGGCAATCAGCACGACTTTTCATTGCGAGCACAGCCAACCCCCGTTTTAGAGTTAAATACATTAGTCGACGGTTTTAATGGCATGCTCGAACAATTATCCGATGCCGAGCAGGCACTAAAAAAAAGCCAACAACGCTTATCTCTTGCCCTGCTTGGTGGTGGCGAAGGGTTATGGGATCTGGATCTGTTGCAGCAACAGCTTTACTTAGATAAGCACAGCTGCAAAATTCTCGGGATAAATAAAGACGAAACGCTATTATCTAATGCCAACTGGCATAAAATGATCCATCCGGATGATCGCAAGCGATTTAGATTTTATTCGCAGTATTACATCACGCAGCAGATCGAACAGTATAATATTGAATTTCGAGTTTGTTGTGAATCAAATTGGCTATGGTTAAAACTGACCGGCAAAGTGACCCAGTTTGACCAAAACAACGTTGCTTTACGCATGACCGGAACCTTGCAAGATATCACCAAGCAACATCTTGCTGAAGAGCAAATAAAACTCTATGCCTCGGTTTTTGACAATACCAGCGATGCAATTGTTATTTTAGATGACCAATTACGTGTGATCGCGGCAAATCAAGCGTTTAGTAACATAACTCAATTTGAAGCCAACGAAATGCATCATAAACAGTTGTCTGTTATAGATAAAATTGATAATTTCAGCCAAATTGAAACGGCATTATCAAGCCAAGGTAGTTGGAGTGGGGAGCTTACGGATCAACGAAAAGATGGCTCTGCTTACATGTTAGAACTGGCGTTAAACGCTGTTAAACATACCGAGTATGAGAATTATAACTATGTAGTAGCCGTTTTCTCCGACATTACCGAGCGCAAGAGAAATGAAAATGAATTATATTTCATGGCCAACTTCGATCCGCTAACCAAACTGCCAAATAGGGCGATGTTTCACGATTATTTTGCAAAATCGCTCGCCAGTGCTAAACGCCATAATAAGATTATTGCGTTGCTATTTATTGATTTAGACAAATTTAAACAAGTTAATGACACATTAGGTCACGACGCGGGCGATGAGTTATTAATTCAAGCCGCTCATCGAATGAAGTTGCATCTGCGAGACACCGATCTGCTGGCACGCCTCTCTGGGGATGAATTTACCATCATACTAGAAAATATCACGAATTTACGCCAAGCAGAAACCGTGGCACGTAAAATTCTACAAGACTTTCAGCAGCCATTTACGCTTAAGAAGCAATGTACCCATATTGGTACTAGCATTGGCATTAGTACCTTTCCCAACGACGCGAATAGCACTGAAGAATTGCTAAAGCAATCGGATACCGCAATGTATTATGCAAAAAGCAATGGCAGAAATAACTTTCACTTTTTTGATCAAGCGATGAACGTGCAAGCAGAGCGCCGAAACTTAATCGAACATGAGCTGCATTACGCCCTGGAACGACAACAAATATCCGTCTACTATCAACCAAAAGTTGATACCAATAACTTCAAAATTTTGGGTTTTGAAGCCCTCGCCCGCTGGAGCCATCCGGTACTTGGCAACGTGCCCCCCTCTGAATTTATCCCCGTTGCAGAAGACGCTGGTTTAATTAAAGAATTGGGGCAGTTCATTTTCACGACTGCCTGCCTGCAACTTAAAGAGTGGCACAGTCGCGGGTTTAACGATTTGCAAATTGCGATCAACGTATCGGCGCGAGAATTCCAATTATCAGACTACCCACTTGAAATTGCAAAAATCATCAAAGAAATAGCAATCGATCCGCGATATATTGAACTGGAGCTAACTGAGTCTATCGTGATGGAAAACCCTGAAAAGACCACCTTAATGCTGGACGTAATAAAAAACTTAGGCGTTAGTCTTTCGATCGATGATTTTGGAACAGGCTATTCATCATTATGCTATTTACGTAAATTACCGGTCGATGTATTAAAAGTGGATCAATCTTTTGTCCGAGAATTAGACCAAGATAATAGTGCCGCGATCGCTCGCGCGATTGTCTCTATGGCTCACAGTCTTAAATTAAAAGTCGTCGCCGAAGGCGTTGAGACCGCTGAACAGCTCAGTTTTTTCCAGCAACAACAATGTGAATACATCCAAGGGTTTTATTTTAGCGAGGCCGTTACTGGTGAACAATCATATAGCCTGCTAACTCAGCAGTGGCAACAAAAATTTGTTGAGTCCGTTGAAATTGAGCTCAGTAAATAG